From Vicinamibacteria bacterium, a single genomic window includes:
- a CDS encoding glycosyltransferase family 4 protein — protein sequence MRIDQWVPTLHRGDAIGDSARLMRDAFRSWGHRADVFALELDQDLVGDGRAFSEWRAGAPEDVVILHYALPSPLTPALKEHRGRRVLLHHNITPPQYFLGYDPEMVRICALGREELKTLAGHVDLGLADSEFNRRELMAQGFPKTGVLPIYLDFRRYREPPNPVLLRLLEDGRTNLLFVGRVAPNKRHEDLIRLASYWKRFISPDLRLLLVGKLPRRRAYFDALQSLFYEQGFTPSEVVFAGHVDHEDLLACYAAADLFVSMSDHEGFGVPLVEAMLMRVPVLAYRTAAVGDTLGSAGVQFTEKNLDEVGEAARLLVTDASLRRAVLAGQERRLEAFAPPAVEGALRAYVESL from the coding sequence GTGAGGATCGACCAGTGGGTCCCGACCCTCCATCGCGGGGACGCCATCGGCGACTCCGCCCGCCTGATGCGGGACGCCTTCCGCTCCTGGGGCCACCGCGCGGACGTCTTCGCCTTGGAGCTCGACCAGGACCTCGTGGGCGATGGGCGGGCCTTCTCGGAGTGGCGGGCGGGGGCACCCGAGGACGTGGTCATCCTCCACTACGCGCTCCCCTCGCCCTTGACCCCCGCCCTCAAGGAGCACCGCGGCCGGCGGGTGCTGCTCCACCACAACATCACGCCTCCCCAGTATTTCCTGGGCTACGATCCGGAGATGGTGCGGATCTGCGCCCTGGGGCGGGAGGAGCTCAAGACCCTGGCCGGCCACGTGGACCTCGGCCTGGCCGATAGCGAGTTCAACCGCCGCGAGCTCATGGCCCAGGGCTTCCCCAAGACTGGGGTCCTGCCCATCTACCTGGACTTCCGCCGTTACCGCGAGCCCCCCAACCCGGTTCTCCTCCGCCTGCTCGAGGATGGCCGCACCAACCTTCTCTTCGTGGGCCGGGTGGCCCCCAACAAGCGCCACGAGGACCTGATCCGCCTCGCCTCCTACTGGAAGCGGTTCATCTCCCCCGACCTCCGCCTCCTGCTGGTGGGGAAGCTGCCCCGACGCCGAGCGTACTTCGATGCCCTGCAGTCCCTCTTCTACGAGCAGGGATTCACGCCCTCAGAGGTGGTCTTCGCCGGCCACGTGGACCATGAGGACCTCCTGGCCTGCTACGCGGCGGCCGACCTCTTCGTGTCCATGAGCGACCACGAGGGCTTCGGGGTCCCCCTCGTGGAGGCCATGCTGATGCGGGTCCCGGTGCTGGCCTACCGGACGGCGGCGGTGGGCGACACCCTGGGGTCGGCGGGGGTGCAGTTCACGGAGAAGAACCTGGACGAGGTGGGGGAGGCCGCCCGCCTCCTGGTCACGGACGCCTCGTTGCGCCGCGCGGTGCTGGCCGGCCAGGAACGCAGGCTCGAGGCCTTCGCCCCCCCCGCGGTGGAGGGCGCTCTCCGGGCGTACGTGGAGTCGCTATGA
- a CDS encoding glycosyltransferase family 4 protein — MSERRPIAFVVQRYGPEITGGSESLARALAERLAAEYRITVFTTCARDYVTWRNELPEGKECLSGVEVLRFRAEEERDLASFNAFSEQLYARPHTEEEELLWLRRQGPYVPRLLAELEAGKDRFEAVVFFTYLYYPTYWGLKAAPERSILVPTAHDEPPLRFGIYAPMFERPRALAFLTRPEEELVRSRFRLRGGPAVVAGMGVETPGAPDVEGFRARHRLLGPYVLYAGRIDAGKGCADMIASYERYRRERGGGAELILIGELAMPEPRLPGVRYLGFLSPEEKMAALAGARAVICPSPYESLSIVLLEGMSLGAPALANARSPVLKDHCLRSNGGLFYEDPDEFVEALDLLVREPRLHDALGKSGRAYVAENYRWEAVLGRYRGLIEAVSSRPRAS; from the coding sequence ATGAGCGAGCGCCGGCCCATCGCCTTCGTGGTCCAGCGCTACGGCCCGGAGATCACGGGCGGCTCGGAGTCGCTGGCCCGGGCCCTGGCCGAGCGCCTGGCCGCGGAGTACCGGATCACCGTCTTCACGACCTGCGCGCGCGACTACGTGACCTGGCGGAACGAGCTTCCGGAAGGGAAGGAGTGCCTCTCCGGAGTGGAGGTGCTCCGCTTCCGGGCCGAGGAGGAGCGGGACCTCGCCTCCTTCAACGCCTTCTCGGAGCAGCTGTACGCCCGCCCCCACACGGAGGAGGAGGAGCTCCTCTGGCTGCGGCGCCAGGGCCCCTACGTCCCCCGCCTCCTGGCCGAGCTCGAGGCGGGGAAGGATCGCTTCGAGGCGGTCGTCTTCTTCACCTACCTCTACTACCCGACGTACTGGGGGCTCAAGGCCGCGCCCGAGCGGTCGATCCTGGTGCCCACCGCCCACGACGAGCCCCCCTTGCGCTTCGGGATCTACGCCCCGATGTTCGAGCGCCCGCGCGCCCTCGCCTTCCTGACCCGGCCCGAGGAGGAGCTGGTGCGCTCGCGCTTCCGCCTGCGCGGGGGCCCGGCGGTGGTGGCGGGGATGGGGGTGGAGACCCCGGGCGCCCCCGACGTGGAGGGCTTCCGGGCCCGCCACCGCCTGCTCGGTCCCTACGTCCTCTACGCGGGACGCATCGACGCCGGCAAGGGCTGCGCAGACATGATCGCTTCCTACGAGCGCTACCGGCGCGAGCGCGGCGGCGGCGCCGAGCTCATCCTTATCGGCGAGCTGGCCATGCCCGAGCCCCGCCTGCCCGGCGTCCGCTATCTGGGCTTCCTCTCCCCGGAGGAGAAGATGGCGGCCCTGGCCGGGGCCCGCGCCGTCATCTGCCCCAGCCCCTACGAGAGCCTCTCCATCGTGCTCCTGGAGGGGATGTCCCTGGGCGCGCCCGCCCTGGCCAACGCCCGCTCCCCCGTGCTCAAGGACCACTGCCTGCGATCGAACGGCGGCCTCTTCTACGAGGACCCCGACGAGTTCGTCGAGGCCCTGGACCTCCTGGTGCGCGAGCCGCGCCTGCACGACGCGCTCGGGAAGAGCGGCCGGGCGTATGTGGCCGAGAACTACCGCTGGGAGGCCGTGCTCGGCCGCTACCGCGGCCTCATCGAAGCGGTCTCGTCCCGCCCGCGGGCCTCCTGA
- a CDS encoding glycosyltransferase encodes MRPRVHQLLAALSYGDAIGNEALAIQADLRGAGFDSDIFAEKVHPRMAALARPLWEYPRVSSPDTVCLFHFSIGSAAGRLIYFAPDRLVVIYHNITPAHFFLGFHPHLAGLCYHGRRELRSFIPRTELALGDSEFNRRELAEEGFQRTGVLPIVLDLDRYRRPPSPVIQRLYGDGRTNLLFVGRIIPNKRIDDLIRVFAVYQRYLDPKSRLLLVGDHRGHERYFDRLQEMVRELHLQEVVFTGQVDDDDLLSYYSVASLFLCLSEHEGFCVPLQEAMSFGIPVIAYDAGAVKETLHGGGILLKEKRPEVVAELARSVLTDAHLRGAVLSAQERAVAELRATDFPALLRERLRPVLGER; translated from the coding sequence GTGAGGCCCCGAGTCCACCAGCTCCTCGCCGCCCTCTCCTACGGCGACGCCATCGGCAACGAGGCCCTGGCCATCCAGGCCGACCTCCGCGGGGCGGGGTTCGACTCGGACATCTTCGCGGAGAAGGTCCACCCCCGGATGGCGGCCCTGGCCCGGCCCCTCTGGGAATACCCGCGGGTCTCGAGCCCGGACACGGTCTGCCTCTTCCACTTTTCGATCGGCAGCGCCGCGGGGCGGCTCATCTACTTCGCCCCCGACCGGCTGGTGGTCATCTACCACAACATCACCCCCGCCCACTTCTTCCTGGGCTTCCACCCCCACCTGGCCGGGCTCTGCTACCACGGACGGCGCGAGCTCCGCTCCTTCATCCCCCGCACCGAGCTGGCCCTGGGGGACAGCGAGTTCAACCGCCGCGAGCTGGCGGAGGAGGGGTTCCAGAGGACGGGCGTGCTCCCCATCGTCTTGGACCTGGACCGCTACCGCCGTCCCCCCTCCCCCGTGATCCAGCGCCTCTACGGGGACGGCCGCACCAACCTGCTCTTCGTGGGCCGCATCATCCCCAACAAGCGGATCGACGACCTCATCCGGGTCTTCGCCGTCTACCAGCGCTACCTCGATCCCAAGAGCCGGCTCCTGCTCGTGGGCGACCACCGCGGCCACGAGAGATACTTCGACCGCCTGCAGGAGATGGTGCGGGAGCTGCACCTCCAGGAGGTGGTCTTCACGGGCCAGGTCGACGATGACGACCTCTTGTCCTACTACTCGGTGGCGAGCCTCTTCCTCTGCCTCTCCGAGCACGAGGGCTTCTGCGTCCCCCTGCAGGAAGCCATGAGCTTCGGCATCCCCGTGATCGCCTACGACGCGGGGGCGGTCAAAGAGACCCTCCACGGGGGAGGCATCCTGCTCAAGGAGAAGCGCCCGGAGGTGGTGGCCGAGCTCGCGAGGAGCGTCCTCACCGACGCCCACTTGCGGGGGGCGGTTCTCTCCGCGCAGGAGCGCGCGGTAGCTGAGCTCCGGGCCACGGACTTTCCGGCCCTGCTCAGGGAGCGGCTCCGTCCCGTCCTGGGGGAGCGGTGA
- a CDS encoding sigma-54 dependent transcriptional regulator, protein MSNHESILVVDDEEVMRDVLGSLLTEAGYHVALSSDGAEGLALAKKGGFHAAIVDVMLPEVGGIEVLEELKKVDPDLVVLMITAFASVETAITAMKKGAFDYVAKPFKHEELLHILRNGLHQRRLQDENRQLRTALRDQGRFTEIVGKSPRMQQVFGLISQAAPSRSTILVVGESGTGKELVAKAIHANSPRLDKAFVVVNSGSLPHDLLESNLFGHVKGAFTGAVYAKKGLFELADKGTLFFDEIGNIPLETQAKLLRVMQEREFMRLGGVDTIRVDVRVVAATNIDLRRAVEEGRFREDLYYRLNVIAIQLPPLRQRKEDIPALASHFVEKYSKENNKPVEGVTPEVMQALMDYDWAGNVRELENVIERGVVLTTNNRIGRELIPDHVRTSPSFHLPHVAVPPEGISLREVIANFERRLIESTLESTGGVQKDAARLLGLKPTTLNEMIKRHNILLPRERERRVLKEVETPAVKTTPA, encoded by the coding sequence GTGAGCAACCACGAATCCATCCTCGTCGTGGACGACGAGGAGGTGATGCGGGATGTCCTGGGCAGCCTCCTCACGGAGGCCGGCTACCACGTGGCTCTCTCCTCGGACGGGGCGGAGGGCCTGGCCCTGGCCAAGAAGGGCGGGTTCCACGCCGCCATCGTGGACGTCATGCTCCCGGAGGTGGGGGGCATCGAGGTCCTGGAGGAGCTGAAGAAGGTCGACCCCGACCTGGTGGTGCTGATGATCACCGCCTTCGCCTCCGTGGAGACCGCCATCACGGCCATGAAGAAGGGCGCCTTCGACTACGTGGCCAAGCCCTTCAAGCACGAGGAGCTCCTCCACATCCTGCGCAACGGCCTCCACCAGCGCCGTCTCCAGGACGAGAACCGGCAGCTCCGTACCGCGCTTCGGGACCAGGGCCGCTTCACCGAGATCGTGGGCAAGAGCCCGCGCATGCAGCAGGTCTTCGGCCTCATCTCCCAGGCCGCCCCCTCCCGCTCCACCATCCTGGTGGTGGGGGAGAGCGGCACCGGCAAGGAGCTGGTGGCCAAAGCCATACACGCCAACAGCCCGCGCCTCGACAAGGCGTTCGTGGTGGTCAACTCCGGGAGCCTGCCCCACGACCTCTTGGAGTCCAACCTGTTCGGGCATGTGAAAGGGGCCTTCACGGGGGCGGTCTACGCCAAGAAGGGGCTCTTCGAGCTGGCCGACAAGGGAACCCTCTTCTTCGACGAGATCGGAAACATCCCCCTGGAGACCCAGGCCAAGCTGCTGCGCGTCATGCAAGAGCGCGAGTTCATGCGCCTGGGGGGTGTCGACACCATCCGGGTGGACGTGCGGGTGGTGGCCGCCACCAACATCGACCTAAGACGCGCGGTGGAGGAGGGGCGCTTTCGGGAGGACCTCTACTACCGGCTGAACGTGATCGCCATCCAGCTCCCCCCCCTGCGCCAGCGCAAGGAGGACATCCCCGCCCTCGCCTCCCACTTCGTGGAGAAGTACTCCAAGGAGAACAACAAGCCGGTGGAGGGGGTGACCCCCGAGGTCATGCAGGCCCTCATGGACTACGACTGGGCCGGCAACGTGCGGGAGCTGGAGAACGTCATCGAGCGGGGGGTGGTGCTCACGACCAACAACCGCATCGGGCGGGAGCTGATCCCCGACCACGTGCGGACGAGCCCGAGCTTCCACCTCCCCCACGTGGCGGTGCCCCCGGAGGGCATCAGCCTCCGGGAAGTGATCGCGAACTTCGAGCGACGTCTGATCGAGTCCACCCTCGAGTCCACGGGCGGCGTGCAGAAGGACGCGGCCCGGCTCCTCGGCCTGAAGCCCACCACCCTCAACGAGATGATCAAGCGCCACAACATCCTCCTCCCCCGCGAGAGGGAGCGCCGCGTGCTCAAAGAAGTGGAGACCCCCGCCGTCAAGACCACACCCGCTTGA
- a CDS encoding DUF4388 domain-containing protein, whose protein sequence is MAFQGSLAELHLPDIIQLISVSGKTGVFHLTDGALKGEIYLNEGKIVHAQNEDTSGEEAVYALAIWRQGEFRFDPGPATELKTITKSNTNLLMEAARRLDEWRVLSKKIPSTDLIPEFVVQENREGQINLNTSEWLILSKIDGQRTVKAIAAASGLSVFDAAKMLYGLIATGLIRLREAAPVAAPRPAAVRPGTPAAPPPAPSHPAGTGTPARGTPAPDPHVADLIAKLGRVKDECSALLGSVGETVVNKHYQKARAEIERGAGIEVIEEAVHQIARAASILKGPSAAESLLEQLKGLK, encoded by the coding sequence ATGGCCTTCCAAGGCTCACTCGCTGAGCTTCATCTCCCCGACATCATTCAACTCATCAGCGTCAGTGGGAAGACCGGGGTGTTCCACCTGACGGACGGCGCCCTCAAGGGGGAGATCTACCTGAACGAGGGCAAGATCGTCCACGCCCAGAACGAGGACACCTCGGGGGAGGAGGCCGTCTACGCCCTCGCCATCTGGAGGCAGGGCGAGTTCCGCTTCGACCCCGGGCCCGCCACCGAGCTCAAGACCATCACCAAGAGCAACACCAACCTCCTCATGGAGGCGGCCCGCCGCCTGGACGAATGGCGGGTGCTCTCCAAGAAGATCCCCTCCACCGACCTCATCCCGGAGTTTGTGGTGCAGGAGAACCGCGAGGGCCAGATCAACCTGAACACCAGCGAGTGGCTCATCCTCTCCAAGATCGACGGCCAGCGGACCGTGAAGGCCATCGCGGCCGCGAGCGGGCTCTCCGTGTTCGACGCCGCCAAGATGCTCTACGGCCTGATCGCCACCGGCCTCATCCGCCTGCGCGAGGCCGCCCCCGTGGCCGCCCCCCGCCCGGCGGCCGTCCGGCCGGGCACGCCCGCGGCGCCCCCGCCCGCCCCGAGCCACCCCGCGGGCACGGGCACCCCCGCCCGCGGCACCCCCGCCCCCGATCCCCACGTGGCCGACCTCATCGCCAAGCTGGGGAGAGTGAAGGACGAGTGCAGCGCGCTCCTGGGGAGCGTGGGGGAGACCGTGGTCAACAAGCATTACCAGAAGGCGCGGGCCGAGATCGAGCGGGGGGCGGGCATCGAGGTCATCGAGGAGGCCGTGCACCAGATCGCCCGCGCCGCGTCCATCCTGAAGGGGCCTTCCGCCGCGGAGTCCCTTCTCGAGCAGCTGAAGGGCCTGAAGTAA
- a CDS encoding ATP-binding protein — protein MKATRLKNVAVVVFGLALAGLGIYNIVIKATWRLMDDGVFWKQGAEGVVAGRVAAGGPAARAGVQVGDVLLAVDTEEILNPGQVEAILARRDPGDAVAYSLLRADERRSLELSVQPLPQGNVNLFYYLSLVGFFSLAVGTSVMLKRPPDRTALHFYAICVLFFLMYSTSYTGRLNVADWVLFWADHLAILFLPVVFLHFCLSFPERRMAARRAIVVPAAYLPALALAGAAIGSQLLFATGRGSNALWAITETIDRFKPLYFAALFSFSFLVLLDSYRRIRNATARRQMKWLVWGTGAGVLPFLSFYALPFALGREPQVAMELAGYIPLALIPLALAYAVVKHRLMDVELIFRRTLVYTLAIAAILGISLLANGLMKVITGDEEPHTAIIALLSTLVVILLFTPVKSKIQEGIERLFYRERYSSRKALLRLSQDLNADLDLARMAERLLEGVGAALGLNAMAVLLPEGDGSFSIFRSIGCAPGAEAVRLSADGALLRRLSGGQPINAEASSEELPEAVPLNLTYYFPCRAKGEVIAILGVGRKDGLDPLNSEEVDLLQTLANQAATAIVNGRLYKSLREKAEELKGLTEYNENILESMDSGILVLDLEGQVVRWNRAMEALYGKRRDEVLGRALDDILPASFLEALRGSLVLGEREEIAHIYKLHLPAANGRSLMVNVSVAPFQVRSGERCGSILILEDVTARVRLEEQLQHSEKMASIGLLAAGVAHEVNTPLAGISSYTQMLQGQVDASDPRAALLQKIEKQTFRAAKIINNLLNFSRSGSTEPERLDVNKILLDVLSLVEHQLENSRIRVRRELSSDLPSIRGNENRIQQVFFNLVLNARDAMTRGGWLTLRTHADDDTVVVEVADTGHGIKREDIKRIYDPFFTTKGIGRGTGLGLSVSYGIVQEHGGAIFVESVPGKGTTFQVALPALQISEAAQR, from the coding sequence ATGAAAGCCACCCGCCTCAAGAACGTCGCCGTAGTCGTCTTCGGCCTGGCCTTGGCGGGTCTGGGCATCTACAACATCGTCATCAAGGCCACCTGGCGCCTGATGGACGATGGCGTGTTCTGGAAGCAGGGGGCCGAGGGTGTGGTCGCGGGACGGGTCGCGGCCGGCGGACCCGCGGCCCGGGCCGGAGTGCAGGTGGGAGACGTGCTCCTGGCCGTGGACACCGAGGAGATCCTGAACCCCGGCCAGGTGGAGGCCATCCTGGCCCGCCGGGACCCCGGGGACGCGGTCGCCTATTCCCTCCTCCGGGCGGATGAGCGGCGCTCCCTGGAATTGAGCGTGCAGCCCCTGCCCCAGGGGAACGTGAACCTCTTCTACTACCTCTCGCTCGTGGGCTTCTTCAGCCTGGCCGTGGGCACGAGCGTGATGCTGAAACGGCCCCCCGATCGCACCGCCCTGCACTTCTACGCGATCTGCGTGCTCTTCTTCCTGATGTACTCCACGTCCTACACCGGCCGCTTGAACGTCGCGGACTGGGTGCTGTTCTGGGCCGACCATCTGGCCATCCTTTTCCTGCCCGTGGTCTTCCTTCATTTCTGCCTGTCGTTCCCGGAGCGCCGCATGGCGGCCCGAAGGGCCATCGTGGTTCCCGCCGCTTATCTGCCCGCCCTGGCCCTGGCGGGAGCGGCGATCGGGAGCCAGCTCCTCTTCGCGACCGGGCGGGGCTCAAACGCGCTCTGGGCGATCACGGAAACGATCGATCGCTTCAAGCCCCTCTACTTCGCCGCCCTTTTCTCCTTCTCCTTCCTGGTCCTCCTCGACTCCTACCGCCGGATCCGGAACGCGACGGCAAGGCGGCAGATGAAGTGGCTGGTCTGGGGGACGGGGGCGGGGGTGCTGCCCTTCCTGAGCTTCTACGCCCTCCCCTTCGCGCTCGGGCGGGAGCCGCAGGTGGCCATGGAGCTGGCCGGCTACATCCCGCTCGCCCTGATTCCGCTGGCCCTGGCCTACGCGGTGGTCAAGCACCGGCTGATGGACGTGGAGCTGATCTTCCGCCGAACCCTCGTCTACACCCTGGCCATCGCCGCCATCCTCGGCATCTCCCTGCTCGCCAACGGGCTCATGAAGGTGATCACGGGCGACGAGGAGCCGCACACCGCGATCATCGCCCTGCTCTCCACCCTGGTCGTGATCCTGCTCTTCACGCCCGTGAAGAGCAAGATCCAGGAGGGGATCGAGCGGCTCTTCTATCGGGAGCGCTACAGCTCCCGCAAGGCCCTGCTCCGCCTCTCCCAGGACTTGAACGCCGACCTCGACCTCGCGCGCATGGCCGAGCGCCTGCTGGAGGGAGTGGGGGCCGCCCTAGGGCTGAACGCGATGGCGGTCTTGCTCCCCGAGGGGGACGGCTCCTTCTCCATCTTCCGGTCCATCGGATGTGCCCCCGGCGCGGAGGCGGTTCGCCTCTCCGCGGACGGCGCCCTCCTCCGGCGCCTTTCCGGAGGGCAGCCCATCAACGCGGAGGCATCGTCCGAGGAGCTTCCGGAAGCCGTCCCCCTGAACTTGACCTACTACTTCCCCTGCCGGGCCAAGGGGGAGGTCATCGCGATCCTGGGCGTGGGCCGCAAGGACGGCCTAGACCCCTTGAACAGCGAAGAGGTGGACCTGCTTCAGACCCTGGCCAACCAGGCCGCGACCGCGATCGTGAACGGCCGGCTCTACAAGAGCCTGCGCGAGAAGGCGGAGGAGCTGAAGGGGCTCACGGAGTACAACGAGAACATCCTGGAGAGCATGGACTCCGGAATCCTGGTCCTGGACCTCGAGGGCCAGGTGGTGCGCTGGAACCGGGCCATGGAGGCGCTGTACGGGAAGCGCCGGGACGAGGTGCTGGGGCGGGCTCTGGACGACATCCTTCCCGCGTCCTTCCTGGAGGCGCTGCGCGGGAGCCTGGTCCTGGGGGAGAGGGAGGAGATCGCCCACATCTACAAGCTCCACCTCCCCGCCGCCAACGGGCGGAGCCTGATGGTGAACGTGTCCGTGGCCCCCTTCCAGGTCCGCTCCGGGGAGCGCTGCGGATCGATCTTGATCCTGGAGGATGTGACCGCGCGCGTGCGGCTGGAGGAGCAGCTCCAGCATTCGGAGAAGATGGCCTCCATCGGACTCCTGGCCGCGGGGGTGGCCCACGAGGTGAACACGCCCCTGGCCGGCATCTCCTCCTACACCCAGATGCTGCAGGGCCAGGTGGACGCCTCCGATCCCCGGGCCGCCCTCCTGCAGAAGATCGAGAAGCAGACCTTCCGCGCGGCCAAGATCATCAACAACCTGCTGAACTTCTCCCGCTCCGGGAGCACGGAGCCGGAGCGCCTGGACGTCAACAAGATCCTGCTCGACGTGCTCTCCCTGGTGGAGCACCAGCTCGAGAACTCCCGCATCCGGGTGCGCCGGGAGCTCTCTTCGGACCTGCCCTCGATCCGCGGCAACGAGAACCGCATCCAGCAGGTCTTCTTCAACCTGGTCCTGAACGCGCGCGACGCCATGACGCGGGGGGGCTGGCTGACCCTGCGCACCCACGCCGACGACGACACCGTGGTGGTCGAGGTGGCCGACACCGGCCACGGGATCAAGCGCGAGGACATCAAGCGCATCTACGACCCCTTCTTCACCACCAAGGGGATCGGGCGCGGCACCGGCCTCGGCCTCTCGGTTTCCTACGGGATCGTCCAGGAGCACGGAGGCGCCATCTTCGTGGAGAGCGTGCCCGGAAAGGGGACCACGTTCCAGGTCGCCCTCCCCGCCCTCCAGATCTCGGAGGCCGCTCAGCGGTGA